Proteins encoded within one genomic window of Equus caballus isolate H_3958 breed thoroughbred chromosome 20, TB-T2T, whole genome shotgun sequence:
- the LOC100050473 gene encoding popy Class I histocompatibility antigen, A-1 alpha chain isoform X4, translating to MTLSQVSVPLVSKSVTAILGYKLLTNQSNSDSPQTRRMRLMGPPTFLLLLSGVLVLTRTWAGFHSLRYFHTVVSRPGREDLYVSVGYLDDTQFMRFDSEAASQRVEPRAPWMEQEGPQFWEEQTKIAKEHAHDSKSNLRWVLGYYNQSESGPHTFQWTSGCDVGPDGRLLRGFEQFAYDGADYIALNEDLRSWTAMDTAAQITQREWEAGGLADHYRLFLEEDCVERLLSYLEKGKEVLQRTDSPKTHVTLHPISDREVTLRCWALGFYPAEITLTWQCDGEDLTQDTEFVETRPAGDGTFQKWAAVVVPSGEEQRYTCHVQHEGLPEPITWRWGGKRGSYTQSTM from the exons ATGACGCTGTCCCAGGTCTCAGTCCCATTGGTTTCTAAGAGCGTCACTGCGATTCTGGGTTATAAACTCCTCACCAACCAGTCGAACTCAGATTCTCCCCAGACCCGGAGGATGCGGCTCATGGGGCCCCCAaccttcctcctgctgctctcaGGGGTTCTGGTCCTGACCCGGACTTGGGCAG GCTTCCACTCGCTGAGGTATTTCCACACCGTCGTGTCCCGGCCCGGCCGTGAGGACCTCTACGTCTCGGTCGGCTACTTGGATGACACGCAGTTCATGCGGTTCGACAGCGAGGCTGCGAGTCAGAGAGTGGAGCCGCGGGCGCCGTggatggagcaggaggggccaCAATTTTGGGAAGAGCAGACCAAGATTGCCAAGGAACACGCACATGATTCCAAATCGAATTTACGCTGGGTTCTGGGCTACTACAACCAGAGCGAGTCCG GGCCCCATACGTTCCAGTGGACGTCTGGCTGCGACGTAGGCCCAGATGGGCGACTCCTCCGCGGTTTTGAGCAGTTTGCCTACGACGGCGCTGACTACATCGCTCTGAACGAGGACCTGCGCTCCTGGACCGCGatggacacggcagcgcagataACCCAGCGCGAGTGGGAGGCGGGCGGACTTGCCGACCACTACCGGCTGTTCCTGGAGGAGGACTGCGTGGAGCGGCTCCTCAGTTAcctggagaaggggaaggaggtgcTGCAGCGGACGG ATTCCCCAAAGACACATGTGACTCTCCACCCCATCTCTGACCGTGAGGTCACCCtgaggtgctgggccctgggcttctaCCCTGCGGAGATCACCCTGACCTGGCAGTGTGATGGGGAGGACCTGACCCAGGACACGGAGTTTGTGGAGACCAGGCCTGCAGGGGACGGGACCTTCCAGAAGTGGGCGGCTGTGGTGGTGCcttctggagaggagcagagatacACGTGCCATGTGCAGCATGAGGGGCTACCTGAGCCCATCACCTGGAGATGGG GTGGAAAAAGAGGGAGCTACACTCAGTCTACAA TGTGA
- the LOC100050473 gene encoding class I histocompatibility antigen, Gogo-B*0103 alpha chain isoform X2 produces MTLSQVSVPLVSKSVTAILGYKLLTNQSNSDSPQTRRMRLMGPPTFLLLLSGVLVLTRTWAGFHSLRYFHTVVSRPGREDLYVSVGYLDDTQFMRFDSEAASQRVEPRAPWMEQEGPQFWEEQTKIAKEHAHDSKSNLRWVLGYYNQSESGPHTFQWTSGCDVGPDGRLLRGFEQFAYDGADYIALNEDLRSWTAMDTAAQITQREWEAGGLADHYRLFLEEDCVERLLSYLEKGKEVLQRTDSPKTHVTLHPISDREVTLRCWALGFYPAEITLTWQCDGEDLTQDTEFVETRPAGDGTFQKWAAVVVPSGEEQRYTCHVQHEGLPEPITWRWEPPLESPILIVGVIAGVGLLGAVVAGVVIWRKKHSGGKRGSYTQSTM; encoded by the exons ATGACGCTGTCCCAGGTCTCAGTCCCATTGGTTTCTAAGAGCGTCACTGCGATTCTGGGTTATAAACTCCTCACCAACCAGTCGAACTCAGATTCTCCCCAGACCCGGAGGATGCGGCTCATGGGGCCCCCAaccttcctcctgctgctctcaGGGGTTCTGGTCCTGACCCGGACTTGGGCAG GCTTCCACTCGCTGAGGTATTTCCACACCGTCGTGTCCCGGCCCGGCCGTGAGGACCTCTACGTCTCGGTCGGCTACTTGGATGACACGCAGTTCATGCGGTTCGACAGCGAGGCTGCGAGTCAGAGAGTGGAGCCGCGGGCGCCGTggatggagcaggaggggccaCAATTTTGGGAAGAGCAGACCAAGATTGCCAAGGAACACGCACATGATTCCAAATCGAATTTACGCTGGGTTCTGGGCTACTACAACCAGAGCGAGTCCG GGCCCCATACGTTCCAGTGGACGTCTGGCTGCGACGTAGGCCCAGATGGGCGACTCCTCCGCGGTTTTGAGCAGTTTGCCTACGACGGCGCTGACTACATCGCTCTGAACGAGGACCTGCGCTCCTGGACCGCGatggacacggcagcgcagataACCCAGCGCGAGTGGGAGGCGGGCGGACTTGCCGACCACTACCGGCTGTTCCTGGAGGAGGACTGCGTGGAGCGGCTCCTCAGTTAcctggagaaggggaaggaggtgcTGCAGCGGACGG ATTCCCCAAAGACACATGTGACTCTCCACCCCATCTCTGACCGTGAGGTCACCCtgaggtgctgggccctgggcttctaCCCTGCGGAGATCACCCTGACCTGGCAGTGTGATGGGGAGGACCTGACCCAGGACACGGAGTTTGTGGAGACCAGGCCTGCAGGGGACGGGACCTTCCAGAAGTGGGCGGCTGTGGTGGTGCcttctggagaggagcagagatacACGTGCCATGTGCAGCATGAGGGGCTACCTGAGCCCATCACCTGGAGATGGG agcCTCCTCTTGAGTCCCCCATCCTCATTGTGGGCGTCATTGCTGGCGTGGGTCTCCTTGGAGCTGTGGTGGCTGGAGTTGTGATCTGGAGGAAGAAGCACTCAG GTGGAAAAAGAGGGAGCTACACTCAGTCTACAA TGTGA
- the LOC100050473 gene encoding class I histocompatibility antigen, Gogo-B*0103 alpha chain isoform X1 produces MTLSQVSVPLVSKSVTAILGYKLLTNQSNSDSPQTRRMRLMGPPTFLLLLSGVLVLTRTWAGFHSLRYFHTVVSRPGREDLYVSVGYLDDTQFMRFDSEAASQRVEPRAPWMEQEGPQFWEEQTKIAKEHAHDSKSNLRWVLGYYNQSESGPHTFQWTSGCDVGPDGRLLRGFEQFAYDGADYIALNEDLRSWTAMDTAAQITQREWEAGGLADHYRLFLEEDCVERLLSYLEKGKEVLQRTDSPKTHVTLHPISDREVTLRCWALGFYPAEITLTWQCDGEDLTQDTEFVETRPAGDGTFQKWAAVVVPSGEEQRYTCHVQHEGLPEPITWRWEPPLESPILIVGVIAGVGLLGAVVAGVVIWRKKHSGGKRGSYTQSTSSDSAQSPV; encoded by the exons ATGACGCTGTCCCAGGTCTCAGTCCCATTGGTTTCTAAGAGCGTCACTGCGATTCTGGGTTATAAACTCCTCACCAACCAGTCGAACTCAGATTCTCCCCAGACCCGGAGGATGCGGCTCATGGGGCCCCCAaccttcctcctgctgctctcaGGGGTTCTGGTCCTGACCCGGACTTGGGCAG GCTTCCACTCGCTGAGGTATTTCCACACCGTCGTGTCCCGGCCCGGCCGTGAGGACCTCTACGTCTCGGTCGGCTACTTGGATGACACGCAGTTCATGCGGTTCGACAGCGAGGCTGCGAGTCAGAGAGTGGAGCCGCGGGCGCCGTggatggagcaggaggggccaCAATTTTGGGAAGAGCAGACCAAGATTGCCAAGGAACACGCACATGATTCCAAATCGAATTTACGCTGGGTTCTGGGCTACTACAACCAGAGCGAGTCCG GGCCCCATACGTTCCAGTGGACGTCTGGCTGCGACGTAGGCCCAGATGGGCGACTCCTCCGCGGTTTTGAGCAGTTTGCCTACGACGGCGCTGACTACATCGCTCTGAACGAGGACCTGCGCTCCTGGACCGCGatggacacggcagcgcagataACCCAGCGCGAGTGGGAGGCGGGCGGACTTGCCGACCACTACCGGCTGTTCCTGGAGGAGGACTGCGTGGAGCGGCTCCTCAGTTAcctggagaaggggaaggaggtgcTGCAGCGGACGG ATTCCCCAAAGACACATGTGACTCTCCACCCCATCTCTGACCGTGAGGTCACCCtgaggtgctgggccctgggcttctaCCCTGCGGAGATCACCCTGACCTGGCAGTGTGATGGGGAGGACCTGACCCAGGACACGGAGTTTGTGGAGACCAGGCCTGCAGGGGACGGGACCTTCCAGAAGTGGGCGGCTGTGGTGGTGCcttctggagaggagcagagatacACGTGCCATGTGCAGCATGAGGGGCTACCTGAGCCCATCACCTGGAGATGGG agcCTCCTCTTGAGTCCCCCATCCTCATTGTGGGCGTCATTGCTGGCGTGGGTCTCCTTGGAGCTGTGGTGGCTGGAGTTGTGATCTGGAGGAAGAAGCACTCAG GTGGAAAAAGAGGGAGCTACACTCAGTCTACAA GCAGTGACAGTGCCCAGAGCCCTGTCTGA
- the LOC100050473 gene encoding HLA class I histocompatibility antigen, alpha chain G isoform X3, whose protein sequence is MTLSQVSVPLVSKSVTAILGYKLLTNQSNSDSPQTRRMRLMGPPTFLLLLSGVLVLTRTWAGFHSLRYFHTVVSRPGREDLYVSVGYLDDTQFMRFDSEAASQRVEPRAPWMEQEGPQFWEEQTKIAKEHAHDSKSNLRWVLGYYNQSESGPHTFQWTSGCDVGPDGRLLRGFEQFAYDGADYIALNEDLRSWTAMDTAAQITQREWEAGGLADHYRLFLEEDCVERLLSYLEKGKEVLQRTDSPKTHVTLHPISDREVTLRCWALGFYPAEITLTWQCDGEDLTQDTEFVETRPAGDGTFQKWAAVVVPSGEEQRYTCHVQHEGLPEPITWRWGGKRGSYTQSTSSDSAQSPV, encoded by the exons ATGACGCTGTCCCAGGTCTCAGTCCCATTGGTTTCTAAGAGCGTCACTGCGATTCTGGGTTATAAACTCCTCACCAACCAGTCGAACTCAGATTCTCCCCAGACCCGGAGGATGCGGCTCATGGGGCCCCCAaccttcctcctgctgctctcaGGGGTTCTGGTCCTGACCCGGACTTGGGCAG GCTTCCACTCGCTGAGGTATTTCCACACCGTCGTGTCCCGGCCCGGCCGTGAGGACCTCTACGTCTCGGTCGGCTACTTGGATGACACGCAGTTCATGCGGTTCGACAGCGAGGCTGCGAGTCAGAGAGTGGAGCCGCGGGCGCCGTggatggagcaggaggggccaCAATTTTGGGAAGAGCAGACCAAGATTGCCAAGGAACACGCACATGATTCCAAATCGAATTTACGCTGGGTTCTGGGCTACTACAACCAGAGCGAGTCCG GGCCCCATACGTTCCAGTGGACGTCTGGCTGCGACGTAGGCCCAGATGGGCGACTCCTCCGCGGTTTTGAGCAGTTTGCCTACGACGGCGCTGACTACATCGCTCTGAACGAGGACCTGCGCTCCTGGACCGCGatggacacggcagcgcagataACCCAGCGCGAGTGGGAGGCGGGCGGACTTGCCGACCACTACCGGCTGTTCCTGGAGGAGGACTGCGTGGAGCGGCTCCTCAGTTAcctggagaaggggaaggaggtgcTGCAGCGGACGG ATTCCCCAAAGACACATGTGACTCTCCACCCCATCTCTGACCGTGAGGTCACCCtgaggtgctgggccctgggcttctaCCCTGCGGAGATCACCCTGACCTGGCAGTGTGATGGGGAGGACCTGACCCAGGACACGGAGTTTGTGGAGACCAGGCCTGCAGGGGACGGGACCTTCCAGAAGTGGGCGGCTGTGGTGGTGCcttctggagaggagcagagatacACGTGCCATGTGCAGCATGAGGGGCTACCTGAGCCCATCACCTGGAGATGGG GTGGAAAAAGAGGGAGCTACACTCAGTCTACAA GCAGTGACAGTGCCCAGAGCCCTGTCTGA